A section of the Papio anubis isolate 15944 chromosome 16, Panubis1.0, whole genome shotgun sequence genome encodes:
- the CDC25B gene encoding M-phase inducer phosphatase 2 isoform X2 yields MCEAMEVPQPEPAPGSALSPACVRGGAQRPGHLPGLLLGSHGLLVSPVRATASSPVTTLTQTMHDLAGLGSETPKSQVGTLLFRSHSRLTRLSLSRRASESSLSSDSSESSDAGLCMDSPSPVDPQMAEQTFEQAIQAASRVIRKEQFAIRRFQSMPVRLLGQSPVLRNITNSQAPDGQRKSEAGGGAASSSGEDKENVRFWKTGMGALRGEEGACWGGFLAREDPPLPSWLQDGFVFKMPWKPTHPSSTHALAEWASRREAFAQRPSSAPDLMCLSPERKMEVEELSPLARGRFSLTPAEGDTEEDDGFVDILESDLKDDDAVPPGMESLISAPLVKTLQKEEEQDLVMYSKCQRLFRSPSMPCSVIRPILKRLERPQDRDTPVQNKRRRSVTPPEEQQEPEEPKVRVLRSKSLCHDEIENLLDSDHRQLIGDYSKAFLLQTVDGKHQDLKYISPETMVALLMGKFSNIVDKFVIVDCRYPYEYEGGHIKTAVNLPLERDAESFLLQSPITPCSLDKRVILIFHCEFSSERGPRMCRFIRERDRAVNDYPSLYYPEMYILKGGYKEFFPQHPNFCEPQDYRPMNHEAFKDELKTFRLKTRSWAGERSRRELCSRLQDQ; encoded by the exons ATGTGCGAGG CGATGGAGGTGCCCCAGCCGGAGCCCGCGCCAGGCTCGGCTCTCAGTCCAGCATGCGTGCGCGGTGGCGCCCAGCGTCCCGGCCACCTCCCGGGCCTCCTGCTGGGATCTCATGGCCTCCTGGTGTCTCCGGTGCGCGCGACCGCTTCCTCGCCGGTCACCACCCTCACCCAGACCATGCATGACCTCGCCGGGCTCGGCAG CGAAACCCCAAAGAGTCAGGTAGGGACCCTGCTCTTCCGCAGCCACAGCCGCCTGACGCGCCTATCCCTGTCTCGACGGGCATCTGAATCCTCCCTGTCGTCAGATTCCTCCGAATCTTCTGATGCAG GTCTCTGCATGGATTCCCCCAGCCCTGTGGACCCCCAGATGGCGGAGCAGAC GTTTGAACAGGCCATCCAGGCAGCCAGCCGGGTCATTCGAAA AGAGCAGTTTGCCATCAGACGCTTCCAGTCTATGCCG GTGAGGCTGCTGGGTCAAAGCCCTGTGCTTCGGAACATCACCAACTCCCAGGCGCCCGACGGCCAGAGGAAGAGCGAGGCGGGCGGTGGAGCTGCCAGCAGCTCTGGGGAAGACAAGGAGAACGTGCGCTTCTGGAAGACTGGGATGGGAGCTCTCCGGGGAGAGGAGGGGGCATGCTGGGGTGGTTTCCTGGCACGTGAGGACCCTCCTCTCCCATCTTGGCTGCAGGATGGGTTTGTCTTCAAGATGCCATGGAAGCCCACACATCCCAGCTCCACCCATGCTCTGGCAGAGTGGGCCAGCCGCAGGGAAGCCTTTGCCCAGAGGCCCAGCTCGGCCCCCGACCTGATG TGTCTCAGTCCTGAGCGGAAGATGGAAGTGGAGGAGCTCAGCCCCCTGGCCCGAGGTCGCTTCTCTCTCACCCCTGCAGAGGGGGATACCGAGGAAGATGATGGATTTGTGGACATCCTAGAGAGTGACTTAAAG GATGATGATGCAGTTCCCCCAGGCATGGAGAGTCTCATTAGCGCCCCACTGGTCAAGACCTTGcaaaaggaagaggaacag GACCTGGTCATGTACAGCAAGTGCCAGCGGCTCTTCCGCTCTCCGTCCATGCCCTGCAGCGTGATCCGGCCCATCCTTAAGAGGCTGGAGCGGCCCCAGGACAGGGACACGCCCGTGCAGAATAAGCGGAGGCGGAGCGTGACCCCTCCTGAGGAGCAGCAGGAGCCTGAGGAGCCT AAAGTCCGCGTCCTCCGCTCAAAATCACTGTGTCACGATGAGATTGAGAACCTCCTGGACAGTGACCACCGACAGCTGATTGGAGATTACTCTAAG gCCTTCCTCCTACAGACGGTAGATGGAAAGCACCAAGACCTCAAGTACATCTCACCAGAAACG ATGGTGGCTCTGTTGATGGGCAAGTTCAGCAACATCGTGGATAAGTTTGTGATTGTGGACTGCAGATACCCCTATGAGTATGAAGGCGGGCACATCAAG ACTGCGGTGAACTTGCCCCTGGAACGCGACGCCGAGAGCTTCCTGCTGCAGAGCCCCATCACACCCTgtagcctggacaagagagtcATCCTCATTTTCCACTGTGAATTCTCATCTGAGCGTGGGCCCCGCAT GTGCCGTTTCATCAGGGAACGAGACCGTGCTGTTAACGACTACCCCAGCCTCTACTACCCCGAGATGTATATCCTGAAAGGCGGCTACAAGGAGTTCTTCCCTCAGCACCCG AACTTCTGTGAACCCCAGGACTACCGGCCCATGAACCATGAGGCCTTCAAGGATGAGCTGAAGACCTTCCGCCTCAAGACTCGCAGCTGGGCTGGGGAGCGGAGCCGGCGGGAGCTCTGTAGCCGGCTGCAGGACCAGTGA